A genomic window from Candidatus Denitrolinea symbiosum includes:
- a CDS encoding dehydrogenase: MDKPLNWGLLSTARINRALIPPLHASKRTRLLAVASRSQSAADAYAREWKIPRAHGSYESLLADPEIDVVYNPLPNHLHAEWTVKALRAGKHVLCEKPFALSLAEADAMIAAARETGRTLTEAFMYRHHPQTLKVKELVDDGALGKLQLVKGAFSFTLDRAGNFRNVKEMGGGSIWDVGCYPISYARLAAGAEPLEVFGRQLLGPGGSDVRFAGQMRFADDVHAQFDSSFQSPFRAYVEIVGSEASLWIPQPFKPGRSSEVYLRRGDAEERISIQGQELYMGEVDDMCDAVLLGKPPRVSLADSRGNVAAILALLQSAETGKPVKI, from the coding sequence ATGGACAAACCGCTTAACTGGGGACTCCTCTCGACCGCGCGCATCAACCGCGCCCTGATCCCGCCTCTCCACGCCTCCAAACGGACCCGCCTGCTGGCCGTCGCTTCGAGGAGCCAATCCGCCGCCGACGCGTACGCCCGCGAGTGGAAAATTCCGCGCGCGCACGGAAGTTACGAGTCCCTGCTCGCCGATCCCGAAATTGACGTGGTCTACAATCCGCTTCCCAACCACCTCCACGCCGAGTGGACCGTCAAAGCCCTGCGCGCGGGAAAACACGTCCTGTGCGAGAAACCATTTGCCCTGTCGCTCGCCGAAGCGGACGCGATGATCGCCGCCGCGCGCGAGACGGGCAGGACGCTGACCGAAGCCTTCATGTACCGTCATCACCCGCAGACGTTGAAAGTGAAGGAACTTGTGGACGACGGCGCGCTGGGAAAACTGCAACTCGTCAAAGGCGCGTTCTCGTTCACGTTGGACCGCGCGGGAAATTTCAGGAACGTCAAAGAGATGGGCGGCGGGAGCATCTGGGACGTGGGCTGTTATCCCATCTCGTACGCGCGGCTGGCCGCGGGGGCGGAACCGCTCGAAGTTTTTGGCAGGCAGCTCCTCGGTCCGGGCGGAAGCGACGTTCGGTTCGCAGGTCAGATGCGCTTCGCGGACGACGTCCACGCGCAGTTCGATTCGAGTTTCCAATCCCCGTTTCGGGCGTACGTCGAAATCGTCGGGTCGGAGGCCTCGCTGTGGATCCCCCAGCCCTTTAAGCCCGGCCGCTCCAGCGAAGTTTACCTGCGCCGCGGGGACGCCGAGGAGCGGATCTCCATCCAGGGACAGGAACTTTACATGGGCGAGGTGGACGACATGTGCGACGCCGTCCTGCTCGGCAAACCGCCGCGCGTCTCTCTCGCGGACAGCCGCGGCAACGTGGCCGCCATCCTTGCGCTTTTGCAATCCGCCGAAACTGGGAAGCCAGTGAAGATATAA
- a CDS encoding ABC transporter permease, with product MTRRLNLGKNWLYLPLIAMAVFYLLPMYVMLVTGFKSFAEVDLKTMWNLPRGIAFDNYIEAFSKLAPSLWNSFIMVIPAALISSMLGSLNGFILAKWKFRGADIIFPFILFGMFIPYQSILIPLVIFMKSIGLTGLAGLTIAHIIYGIPITTLTFRNYYASLPQELLEAAKIDGADMLGIYRWILLPISIPSFVVVLIWQFTSAWNDFLFAVVLTGNKQWPVTVALNNMAGSQIISWNVQMAGSLLAALPTLLVYIFLGRYFLRGLLAGSLKG from the coding sequence ATGACGCGTAGACTTAATTTGGGCAAGAACTGGCTGTATCTCCCGCTGATCGCCATGGCGGTCTTCTACCTGCTTCCCATGTACGTCATGCTGGTGACGGGCTTCAAGAGTTTTGCGGAAGTGGACCTCAAGACGATGTGGAACCTGCCGCGCGGCATCGCCTTCGACAACTACATCGAAGCCTTCTCCAAACTGGCGCCCTCGTTGTGGAATAGCTTCATCATGGTCATTCCCGCCGCGCTGATCTCCTCCATGCTCGGCTCGCTCAACGGGTTTATCCTCGCCAAGTGGAAATTTCGCGGCGCGGATATCATTTTCCCGTTCATCCTGTTCGGCATGTTCATCCCCTACCAAAGCATCCTCATCCCGCTGGTGATCTTCATGAAATCCATCGGCTTGACGGGACTGGCCGGCCTGACGATCGCGCATATCATCTACGGCATCCCCATCACCACACTCACGTTCCGCAACTATTACGCCAGCCTGCCTCAGGAGTTGCTGGAAGCCGCCAAGATTGACGGCGCGGACATGCTCGGCATCTATCGCTGGATTCTCCTGCCCATTTCCATCCCCAGTTTTGTGGTGGTGCTGATCTGGCAATTCACCTCCGCCTGGAACGACTTCCTCTTCGCGGTGGTGTTGACGGGTAACAAACAATGGCCTGTGACGGTGGCGCTCAACAACATGGCGGGAAGCCAGATCATTTCGTGGAACGTCCAAATGGCCGGCTCGCTCCTCGCCGCGCTTCCCACCCTGCTCGTCTATATTTTCCTGGGACGCTACTTCCTGCGCGGACTTCTGGCCGGTTCGCTCAAGGGATAA